The Bacillus vallismortis genome window below encodes:
- a CDS encoding N-acetyldiaminopimelate deacetylase: protein MKKEELIAIRRDLHRIPELGFQEFKTQQYLLNVLEQYPQDRIEIEKWRTGLFVKVNGTAPEKMLAYRADIDALSIEEQTGLPYASEHHGNMHACGHDLHMTIALGIIDHFINNPVKHDLLFLFQPAEEGPGGAEPMLESDVLKKWQPDVITALHIAPELPVGTIATKSGLLFANTSELVIDLEGKGGHAAYPHLAEDMVVAASTLVTQLQTIISRNTDPLDSAVITVGTITGGSAQNIIAETAHLEGTIRTLSEESMKQVKERIEAIVKGIEIGFRCKGKVTYPSVYHQVYNTSGLTEEFMSFVAEHELATVIEAKEAMTGEDFGYMLKKYPGFMFWLGADSEHGLHHAKLNPDENAIETAVNVMTGYFSVYAN from the coding sequence ATGAAGAAAGAGGAGCTCATTGCAATCCGCAGAGATCTGCACCGTATACCGGAGCTTGGATTTCAGGAGTTCAAAACCCAGCAGTATTTATTAAATGTATTGGAACAATATCCGCAAGACAGAATTGAAATTGAGAAATGGCGAACAGGGCTTTTTGTAAAGGTGAACGGGACAGCGCCGGAAAAAATGCTGGCATATAGAGCGGATATCGATGCGCTTTCCATTGAAGAGCAGACCGGTCTTCCATACGCATCAGAGCATCACGGCAACATGCACGCCTGCGGCCACGATTTGCATATGACGATTGCACTCGGCATTATTGACCATTTTATTAACAACCCGGTAAAACATGATTTGCTCTTTCTGTTTCAGCCGGCAGAGGAAGGACCTGGCGGCGCGGAACCAATGCTTGAGAGTGATGTGTTAAAAAAGTGGCAGCCTGATGTTATCACCGCACTGCATATTGCTCCAGAGCTGCCCGTGGGCACGATCGCGACAAAAAGCGGACTCCTTTTTGCGAATACATCAGAGCTTGTCATCGATCTGGAAGGAAAAGGGGGACATGCGGCCTATCCGCACTTAGCCGAAGACATGGTTGTAGCAGCAAGCACACTCGTCACACAGCTGCAAACGATCATCTCTAGAAACACAGATCCGCTGGACAGCGCGGTTATTACGGTGGGTACCATTACAGGAGGCTCGGCACAAAATATTATTGCGGAAACAGCTCACTTGGAAGGCACGATCCGCACGCTTTCTGAAGAATCGATGAAACAGGTAAAGGAACGGATTGAAGCTATAGTGAAAGGAATCGAAATCGGATTCCGCTGCAAAGGAAAAGTGACATATCCGTCTGTGTATCACCAAGTTTACAATACGAGCGGACTGACAGAAGAATTTATGTCTTTTGTTGCTGAACATGAACTGGCAACAGTAATCGAAGCAAAAGAAGCAATGACTGGAGAGGATTTTGGCTACATGCTGAAAAAATATCCCGGCTTCATGTTCTGGTTAGGTGCTGACTCTGAACATGGGCTTCATCACGCAAAGCTGAATCCCGATGAAAATGCGATAGAAACAGCGGTTAACGTTATGACAGGTTATTTTTCTGTTTATGCCAATTAA
- a CDS encoding YkuS family protein produces MAKKIGIEQSLSDVEAALKEKGYDVVMMKSPDDAKGCDCCVVTGLDHNVQGIADTVTQAPVITASGMTAEEICSEVESRIQ; encoded by the coding sequence ATGGCAAAAAAAATTGGAATTGAACAATCGTTATCAGATGTAGAAGCCGCATTAAAAGAAAAAGGATATGACGTTGTCATGATGAAAAGCCCTGACGATGCAAAAGGCTGTGACTGCTGTGTCGTAACAGGTCTTGATCATAATGTGCAAGGCATAGCCGATACGGTAACACAAGCACCTGTCATTACAGCTTCCGGGATGACTGCTGAAGAAATTTGCAGCGAAGTTGAAAGCAGAATTCAGTAA
- a CDS encoding mechanosensitive ion channel family protein, with amino-acid sequence MDFIKQYDWAGLITNASVLLVKLVIMIFLYFIVRSFSMKIIKHLFAKFEDQNSLSKGRAYTLQSLTFNIFSYILIFIFFVMVLDLFHYNPSALLAGAGIVGLAVGFGAQGLVSDIVTGFFILLEKQLDVGDYITVSTFDGIVEQVGLRTTQIRSFDGTLHYIPNRNITNVSNHSRGIMQALVDIKVPAERNIDETIHILQQVCDETAAALPQIKEGPNVIGIQELGTSEIVIRVIAKTENMEQWRVERVLRKEIKTALDRAFPKETE; translated from the coding sequence ATGGATTTTATTAAACAATACGATTGGGCGGGACTTATTACAAATGCCAGTGTTCTGCTCGTTAAACTCGTCATTATGATCTTTCTCTACTTTATTGTTCGATCATTTAGCATGAAAATTATAAAGCATCTGTTTGCAAAATTCGAGGATCAGAACAGCTTGTCTAAAGGACGTGCATATACGCTCCAAAGTCTGACTTTTAACATATTTTCTTACATATTGATTTTTATATTCTTCGTCATGGTTCTGGATTTGTTTCATTACAATCCAAGCGCTCTTTTAGCGGGAGCAGGAATTGTCGGACTGGCTGTCGGATTTGGCGCTCAAGGGCTTGTCAGCGACATTGTGACAGGTTTTTTTATTCTGCTTGAAAAACAATTGGATGTCGGAGATTATATTACGGTTTCCACCTTTGACGGGATTGTCGAACAGGTTGGCTTAAGAACAACTCAAATCCGCAGCTTTGACGGAACACTGCATTACATCCCAAATAGAAACATTACAAACGTAAGCAATCATTCCCGGGGAATCATGCAGGCACTGGTTGATATCAAAGTGCCGGCTGAAAGAAACATTGATGAAACGATTCACATTTTACAGCAAGTATGCGATGAAACGGCAGCCGCTCTTCCGCAAATAAAAGAAGGACCTAATGTCATTGGGATTCAAGAACTGGGTACTTCCGAAATTGTGATCAGAGTCATTGCCAAAACAGAAAATATGGAGCAGTGGCGAGTCGAGCGAGTGCTGCGAAAGGAAATAAAAACCGCTCTTGACCGCGCTTTTCCTAAAGAAACAGAGTAA
- the ahpA gene encoding biofilm-specific peroxidase AhpA: MAERMVGKQASRFEMEAVLASKEFGKVSLEENMKNDKWTVLFFYPMDFTFVCPTEITAMSDRYDEFEDLDAEVIGVSTDTIHTHLAWINTDRKENGLGQLKYPLAADTNHEVSREYGVLIEEEGVALRGLFIINPEGELQYQTVFHNNIGRDVDETLRVLQALQTGGLCPANWKPGQKTL; this comes from the coding sequence ATGGCAGAGCGTATGGTAGGTAAACAAGCTTCTCGTTTTGAAATGGAAGCAGTCCTTGCAAGTAAAGAATTTGGCAAAGTAAGTCTTGAGGAAAACATGAAAAACGACAAATGGACAGTGCTGTTCTTCTATCCAATGGACTTCACTTTCGTTTGTCCGACGGAAATTACAGCAATGTCTGACCGCTATGACGAATTTGAAGATCTTGATGCAGAAGTAATCGGAGTTTCAACTGATACTATCCATACTCATTTGGCGTGGATTAATACGGACCGTAAAGAAAATGGTCTTGGCCAGCTGAAATATCCGCTTGCGGCTGATACTAACCACGAGGTATCCCGTGAATATGGCGTTTTAATTGAAGAAGAAGGGGTGGCTCTGCGCGGATTGTTTATTATCAATCCTGAAGGCGAGCTCCAATATCAAACTGTTTTCCATAACAACATTGGCCGGGACGTTGATGAAACGCTACGTGTTCTACAAGCGCTGCAAACTGGCGGACTCTGTCCGGCCAACTGGAAACCGGGCCAAAAAACACTTTAA
- a CDS encoding TlpA disulfide reductase family protein, translating into MKLRHPMPELTGEKAWFNGEVTREQLIGDKPTLIHFWSISCHLCKEAMPQVNVFRDQYQDKLNVVAVHMPRSEDDLDLGKIKEIADEHDITQPIFVDSDHALTDAFENDYVPAYYVFDKSGQLRHFQAGGSGMKMLEKRVNRVLSETEQDSE; encoded by the coding sequence ATGAAATTACGTCATCCAATGCCTGAATTGACTGGAGAAAAAGCTTGGTTCAATGGTGAAGTAACGAGAGAGCAATTGATCGGAGATAAACCGACACTTATTCATTTCTGGTCCATCAGCTGCCATCTATGTAAAGAAGCGATGCCGCAAGTGAATGTATTTCGTGATCAATATCAAGATAAACTGAACGTTGTAGCTGTGCATATGCCTCGTTCCGAGGATGACCTTGACCTCGGCAAAATTAAAGAAATAGCTGATGAACATGATATCACTCAGCCGATTTTTGTCGACAGTGATCATGCTTTAACTGATGCATTTGAAAATGATTATGTGCCTGCATACTATGTGTTTGATAAATCAGGACAGCTCCGTCACTTTCAAGCTGGCGGGAGCGGGATGAAAATGCTTGAAAAACGTGTGAACCGCGTTCTGTCTGAAACAGAACAGGATTCTGAATAA
- the rok gene encoding transcriptional regulator Rok codes for MFNEREALRLRLEQLNEAEVKVIREYQIERDKIYAKLRELDRNGSPSEIKKDFRSEKKPDSLPVLAELAAQEIRSYQPHSQQQSVQPQLQSASSLPAGIPDGTTRRRRGTARPGSKAAKLREAAIKTLKRHNAAIKSSELQKEIEKESGLEIPNMTTFMQSLIKMYPEVKKPYRGQYILEGEIEPAESAESAESANG; via the coding sequence ATGTTTAATGAAAGAGAAGCTTTGCGCTTGCGGTTAGAACAATTAAATGAAGCTGAAGTGAAAGTCATTCGTGAATATCAAATCGAACGTGATAAAATATACGCAAAATTAAGAGAGCTGGACAGAAATGGAAGCCCTTCCGAAATCAAAAAGGATTTTCGTTCTGAAAAAAAACCTGACTCTTTGCCGGTTCTCGCTGAGCTTGCGGCTCAGGAAATCAGAAGCTATCAGCCGCACTCACAGCAGCAGTCTGTTCAGCCTCAGCTTCAATCTGCTTCCTCCCTTCCTGCCGGTATACCAGACGGAACAACACGAAGAAGAAGAGGAACGGCAAGACCCGGATCAAAAGCAGCTAAGCTGCGCGAAGCTGCCATTAAAACCTTAAAACGCCACAACGCGGCGATTAAGAGCTCCGAGCTTCAAAAAGAGATTGAAAAAGAAAGCGGTCTTGAAATCCCTAATATGACAACATTCATGCAAAGCTTAATTAAAATGTATCCGGAAGTGAAAAAGCCGTATCGCGGCCAGTACATTTTAGAAGGCGAAATCGAACCTGCAGAATCAGCTGAATCTGCAGAATCAGCAAATGGATAA
- a CDS encoding sporulation protein, which translates to MKRSGPFFHDVSQENLYLKSELSRCHKLISELEATYFHQKNNKLLKENNDMKEKLQQLSAELTQMSTKEKHAFHTSQTLHQIRAELLDKIVALQELLSAETYKRKAEIEEKHKLHIAKIKMEEENKNLQKRLSHLQASIEQEQNALLQAKQQTEKIKTENGRLKEQMAEKEYQLKHIKIEVDHMKDRIIETKERLLEIEKTKEKLFHETIISYKRQLDESDAWIASHFADIDGGTKQKEKTEEEAPAVYEQPNHVDTILEDVTKQIHALQKQLARAQSSDQAMSHTIEELKSRAAEEKPYQKWVYKLNLERETKSSQKKNQ; encoded by the coding sequence ATGAAAAGATCAGGTCCTTTTTTCCATGACGTGTCTCAGGAGAACCTTTATTTAAAATCAGAGCTTTCAAGATGCCATAAGCTGATTTCCGAACTTGAAGCAACCTACTTCCATCAGAAAAATAACAAACTGCTCAAAGAAAATAACGATATGAAAGAAAAACTTCAGCAGCTGTCTGCCGAATTAACACAAATGTCAACGAAAGAAAAACACGCCTTCCACACCAGCCAAACCCTGCATCAAATAAGAGCTGAACTGCTTGATAAAATCGTTGCGTTGCAAGAGCTCCTTTCTGCTGAAACCTATAAACGCAAAGCCGAAATTGAAGAAAAACATAAACTTCATATTGCTAAAATTAAAATGGAAGAAGAAAATAAAAATCTGCAAAAACGACTCAGCCATCTTCAGGCCTCTATTGAGCAGGAACAGAACGCATTGCTTCAGGCAAAACAGCAAACTGAAAAGATAAAAACCGAAAACGGACGTCTAAAAGAGCAAATGGCAGAAAAAGAATATCAGCTAAAACATATTAAAATAGAAGTCGATCATATGAAAGATCGAATCATAGAAACGAAAGAAAGGCTGCTCGAAATAGAAAAAACAAAAGAAAAATTATTTCACGAAACTATTATATCGTATAAACGGCAGCTTGATGAAAGTGATGCCTGGATTGCTTCTCATTTTGCCGATATTGATGGCGGCACGAAACAAAAAGAAAAAACGGAAGAAGAAGCTCCAGCGGTCTACGAGCAGCCAAATCATGTAGATACTATACTTGAAGATGTCACCAAACAGATACATGCGCTTCAAAAACAGCTCGCCCGCGCCCAATCATCAGATCAGGCCATGAGCCATACAATCGAAGAACTGAAAAGCAGAGCCGCTGAGGAAAAGCCCTATCAAAAATGGGTCTATAAGCTTAATCTTGAAAGAGAAACCAAATCTTCACAGAAAAAAAACCAATAA
- a CDS encoding molybdenum cofactor guanylyltransferase, with protein MEHINVLLAGGASRRFGEPKAFVKWRGRMLYEWAKKALGEHAVIISRPEFIDRFQENGENEVYQDAEPFQGMGPLAGIYTSFKKTDGELYTVLSCDTPLIQRRTMLELERLMTPGTDAIVPISDGREQPLIAIYHKRIMPILYDQLSEKRLRISDLLGRISVCYVQAEEIGANPAEFINVNTRDDFSCLEEKTDSFRRD; from the coding sequence ATGGAGCATATAAACGTACTGCTGGCAGGAGGAGCCTCACGGCGCTTTGGAGAACCGAAGGCGTTTGTGAAATGGAGGGGCAGGATGTTATACGAATGGGCCAAAAAGGCGCTTGGAGAACATGCGGTTATCATCAGCCGTCCTGAGTTTATTGATAGATTTCAAGAAAACGGTGAAAATGAAGTGTATCAAGATGCTGAGCCATTTCAAGGCATGGGGCCATTGGCTGGTATATATACCTCTTTTAAAAAGACAGACGGCGAGCTTTATACTGTGCTTTCCTGTGACACGCCGCTGATCCAAAGAAGGACGATGCTGGAGCTCGAGCGTCTGATGACTCCCGGTACAGACGCGATCGTCCCGATTTCAGACGGACGGGAGCAGCCGTTGATTGCAATTTACCATAAACGAATCATGCCCATTCTATATGATCAGCTTTCTGAGAAGAGATTAAGAATATCAGATTTGTTAGGCCGAATTTCGGTTTGTTACGTACAGGCTGAAGAAATTGGAGCCAACCCGGCGGAGTTTATCAACGTGAATACACGTGATGATTTCAGCTGTTTGGAAGAAAAAACGGACTCCTTCAGGCGGGACTGA
- a CDS encoding MoeB/ThiF family adenylyltransferase, whose translation MEERYSRQIRFKQIGEEGQKRLADSHVLVVGAGALGTAGAEGLSRAGVGAITIIDRDYVEWSNLQRQQLYTESDAKLRMPKAMAAKAHLSAINSGIHIEAYATEGTAETLGPLIEKADVVIDATDNFETRMLINDLAQKTKTPWVYGACVSSQGMFMTIVPGETPCLSCLFEQIPVGGATCDTAGIIPPAVHIVSAYQQAEALKLLTGQTKAIQHGFVTFDVWNNSHMKINVNHVRREDCPSCGAQAVYPYLQDWNTPKAAVLCGRDTVQIRSESLKRIPKQELIGRLKTIGKVEANAFLLHIFYEDFRIVIFNDGRALVHGTNDVKEANSVLARVIGL comes from the coding sequence ATGGAGGAGCGTTATTCGCGGCAAATTAGATTTAAGCAAATAGGGGAAGAGGGCCAGAAAAGACTGGCAGACAGCCATGTGCTGGTTGTCGGTGCAGGAGCGCTCGGGACTGCAGGAGCTGAAGGGCTTTCGAGAGCGGGGGTCGGTGCCATTACAATCATTGACCGTGACTATGTGGAGTGGAGCAATCTGCAAAGGCAGCAGCTTTATACAGAAAGCGACGCCAAGCTCCGCATGCCGAAAGCCATGGCTGCCAAAGCGCATCTATCAGCGATTAACAGCGGAATACATATTGAGGCATATGCTACCGAAGGAACAGCCGAAACGCTCGGGCCGCTGATTGAAAAAGCAGATGTCGTTATCGACGCGACAGATAATTTTGAAACCCGCATGCTGATAAACGATCTTGCCCAGAAAACAAAGACACCGTGGGTCTATGGCGCTTGTGTAAGCAGCCAAGGGATGTTCATGACGATTGTTCCGGGAGAAACCCCATGTCTGTCTTGTTTGTTTGAACAAATTCCTGTCGGCGGGGCGACGTGTGATACTGCCGGCATTATTCCGCCCGCTGTGCATATCGTTTCGGCCTATCAGCAGGCTGAGGCTTTAAAACTGTTAACAGGGCAAACAAAAGCGATACAGCATGGGTTTGTGACATTCGATGTTTGGAACAACTCGCATATGAAGATTAACGTTAATCATGTGCGCCGTGAGGATTGCCCGTCTTGCGGAGCACAAGCGGTTTATCCTTATCTCCAAGACTGGAACACACCAAAAGCCGCTGTACTGTGCGGCCGTGATACAGTCCAGATAAGGTCGGAGTCATTAAAAAGAATTCCGAAACAGGAGCTCATCGGGCGGCTGAAAACAATCGGCAAGGTCGAGGCCAATGCGTTTTTGCTGCATATTTTTTACGAGGATTTCAGAATCGTCATTTTCAATGACGGACGGGCACTGGTGCATGGAACAAATGATGTGAAAGAAGCCAATTCCGTGTTGGCAAGAGTAATTGGATTGTAA
- the glp gene encoding gephyrin-like molybdotransferase Glp — protein sequence MLEKRTPIPVDEAVRRVSHFQKQGETEWVELEGSLHRFLAEDVTADHHVPAFDRSPYDGFAVRACDTAEASRENPVRFEVIDHIGAGAVSEKELGPFQAVRIMTGAQIPEGADAVVMIELTQTFEENGKAFMSLKRRFQPGDNISKTGEDAQKGSVLLRKGTRVTPGVTALLATFGYASVPVVRKPVVGIIATGTELLNVSDPLEPGKIRNSNASTVYAQVIEAGATPLYLGKISDDLDKSFAAVEEAMKKVDFLITTGGVSVGDFDFLPAIYEKLGADVLFNKVAMRPGSVTTVAHANDMLLFGLSGNPSACYVGFELFVKPMIQTWLLNEKPHSICAEAVLTKDFPKPNPFTRFVRAFVYHQEGKLLAEPVGLDKSSSVTSLAEANAFIILPGGTRGYESGRTVQALLIREENGSEWPWSALSQSSKS from the coding sequence ATGCTGGAGAAAAGAACACCAATTCCGGTAGACGAGGCAGTTCGGCGTGTCAGCCATTTTCAAAAACAAGGGGAAACAGAATGGGTGGAGCTTGAAGGCAGCCTTCATCGATTTTTAGCTGAAGATGTAACAGCGGATCACCACGTACCCGCATTTGACCGTTCGCCATACGACGGTTTTGCTGTCAGAGCGTGCGATACGGCTGAAGCTTCACGTGAGAACCCCGTTCGGTTTGAGGTCATTGACCATATTGGAGCGGGAGCTGTATCTGAAAAAGAACTTGGCCCGTTTCAGGCCGTGCGGATTATGACTGGCGCGCAAATTCCCGAGGGAGCAGATGCTGTCGTCATGATTGAGCTGACTCAAACCTTTGAAGAGAATGGGAAGGCGTTTATGTCTTTAAAACGTCGCTTTCAGCCGGGAGACAATATTTCAAAAACAGGTGAAGACGCCCAAAAAGGGAGCGTTTTATTGAGAAAAGGCACCAGAGTGACACCAGGAGTGACTGCGCTTTTGGCAACCTTCGGATACGCATCTGTTCCTGTCGTGAGAAAGCCTGTTGTCGGGATTATTGCAACTGGCACCGAATTGCTGAATGTCAGTGATCCGCTGGAGCCGGGGAAAATTCGCAACAGCAATGCCAGCACGGTGTATGCGCAAGTAATTGAAGCAGGCGCAACACCGCTTTATCTAGGGAAAATTTCTGATGATCTGGATAAAAGCTTTGCCGCGGTCGAAGAAGCGATGAAAAAGGTTGATTTTCTGATCACAACTGGCGGTGTGTCAGTGGGTGATTTTGACTTTTTGCCTGCGATCTATGAAAAACTCGGAGCGGACGTGCTCTTTAATAAAGTTGCCATGCGCCCGGGCAGCGTGACAACGGTGGCGCATGCAAACGATATGCTGCTGTTTGGCCTGTCAGGTAATCCGTCAGCATGTTATGTCGGCTTTGAACTGTTTGTCAAACCAATGATCCAGACATGGCTGCTCAATGAAAAACCGCATTCGATTTGTGCGGAAGCGGTTTTGACCAAGGATTTCCCAAAGCCGAACCCATTTACCCGATTTGTTCGTGCTTTCGTGTACCATCAGGAAGGAAAGCTGTTGGCGGAACCCGTCGGATTGGATAAGTCCAGCTCCGTCACGTCACTTGCAGAAGCAAATGCGTTTATTATCCTGCCGGGCGGCACGAGAGGATATGAATCAGGCAGAACGGTTCAAGCGCTGCTCATCAGAGAAGAGAATGGAAGTGAATGGCCTTGGTCCGCCCTTTCCCAATCGTCCAAGTCGTAG
- the mobB gene encoding molybdopterin-guanine dinucleotide biosynthesis protein B, translating to MALVRPFPIVQVVGFQNSGKTTFIERILEKASEQGLNLGCLKHHGHGGEPQTFTKGKDTDRYQAAGAGVTAVEGAGVLQLTARRKWDLPRLIELYWFLEIDCLLIEGFKKAPYPKVVLLNEKEDLEALQAVNTIAIIYRKKEHMTERHGLPVFHADDPVAVDFVLSQLKGESA from the coding sequence ATGGCCTTGGTCCGCCCTTTCCCAATCGTCCAAGTCGTAGGATTTCAGAACAGCGGGAAAACAACGTTTATCGAGCGTATTCTGGAAAAGGCCTCAGAACAGGGGCTCAATTTAGGCTGCTTGAAGCATCACGGTCACGGCGGTGAACCGCAAACATTCACTAAAGGAAAAGATACTGATCGTTACCAAGCGGCAGGTGCTGGTGTGACAGCAGTAGAAGGTGCTGGTGTGTTGCAGCTGACAGCCCGCCGCAAATGGGATTTGCCGCGCCTGATCGAGTTATATTGGTTTCTCGAAATAGACTGCCTTCTGATTGAAGGCTTTAAAAAAGCCCCTTATCCTAAAGTGGTTTTACTAAACGAAAAGGAAGATCTAGAAGCACTGCAGGCAGTCAATACAATCGCCATCATCTATAGGAAAAAAGAGCATATGACAGAGCGCCATGGATTACCCGTTTTTCATGCGGATGATCCGGTTGCTGTGGATTTTGTGCTTTCACAGCTGAAGGGGGAATCGGCGTAA
- a CDS encoding molybdenum cofactor biosynthesis protein MoaE — MERFEVTKTPIITEDIIKKVEKREVGAITTFIGTVREWTNGKRTVRLEYEAYEPMAVQMLAQIGTEIEEKWEGASAAITHRIGVLDIGEAAVVIAVSSPHRKAAYEANEYAIERIKQIVPIWKKEIWEDGEQWIGDQLETTAYPNGKPDLSEGERHD; from the coding sequence ATGGAACGGTTTGAGGTCACAAAAACACCCATTATTACGGAAGATATCATCAAAAAAGTGGAGAAACGGGAAGTCGGGGCAATTACCACATTTATTGGTACGGTTCGGGAATGGACAAACGGAAAAAGAACGGTTCGGCTTGAATATGAGGCATATGAACCGATGGCTGTGCAAATGCTGGCTCAAATCGGTACTGAAATCGAAGAAAAATGGGAAGGTGCTTCAGCCGCGATCACACATCGTATAGGTGTGCTGGATATCGGTGAAGCGGCGGTTGTGATCGCTGTATCCTCTCCCCATCGAAAAGCTGCTTATGAGGCCAATGAATATGCGATCGAACGAATCAAACAGATTGTGCCGATTTGGAAAAAAGAAATTTGGGAAGATGGTGAGCAATGGATCGGCGACCAGCTTGAAACAACAGCTTATCCGAACGGAAAACCAGATTTAAGCGAGGGAGAGCGGCATGATTAA
- the moaD gene encoding molybdopterin converting factor subunit 1: protein MIKILLFAGLAEQAGTQALEIDMEQATTDEIKASLKEQYGLESIDTAMIAVNESYVKENTSVSSRDTVAIIPPVSGG from the coding sequence ATGATTAAAATTCTTTTATTTGCAGGGCTTGCGGAACAGGCCGGCACACAAGCATTGGAAATAGATATGGAACAAGCAACGACAGACGAAATAAAAGCGAGTTTAAAAGAACAATACGGCCTCGAATCGATTGATACAGCTATGATTGCCGTTAATGAAAGCTATGTAAAAGAAAATACCTCCGTATCTTCAAGGGACACGGTAGCCATCATTCCGCCTGTCAGCGGGGGATGA